The window CAGAGGATTCTTCTTTCTGGTTATTCTCTTCGCCGCCTGAATTTGTTTTCATTCTCTTCTCCTTCCTCTTCTGCTTCTTCTTTTGACGTTTCAAACGCTTCTTTGCTGTCCGCTCTTCAGCTGCTTTCAATCTTTCCTCCCGTCTCATGTTGAACTCTGCCTCTTCTTTCCTTTTCTGATAGTCGACCTCCATCCTAGCAAGCCTGTCTTGCTCTTTCCGTCTCATCTGTCGATACTGTAGAGCAGAAAATAGGAGGTGAGCAATCATGTATTAACATTAACGGCAAGCTTACAGAGCAGAAAGTCATAACCACTGATCATATATTCATGCATCACAAATATACTTTCTATGTTCAGATACAAATATAACGGTATCAATTATCAGACCAATAAGACTGATTTAACGTCAAACCTAAAACCATATAGAAAGAGCAGTTTCTATTAAAAAAAGAAAAAAAGAGCAGTTTTAGCTAGCACCTGGGCATGGCTAGGTTCTATTGCAGGACAGTTATCTTTGCTTCATGGGAAATTTCAAAAGGTTGGTTTGAAGTAAAATCTTGTCCCAAAGTTTTACCTCCAGAAAAGAAGAAAAAGCGTACATTCCAAATTCTATATATCTATTGCATTCCGAATTACCATACATTCCAAAGAGTATATTGATCAGGAATTCAAGATAGAAGGAACTTCATCCATCCCTTATGCATACAACAACAAGATAGAAGTTTCCACAGAGTGCTTTTAAAATCAGGAAATGTTCCACAATCGAGGAGATAAGACTCTACGCATAAGCAGGAGACAAAAAGAGAGATTCATCTCTAAGAAAAACAATTCTGCTAATTGAAGGAACAGAGCTATATCTACAAAAATCCACAAGCACAAGTGGTAGATATTGGACGACTCATTCTCCACTACAGTTCACACACATAAAATGGTAGCAACCACACTTCAAACCCCTTTGGGCAACATGTCCAGATTTTCATTCATAGTAACAGTGTTCAAACTAATGCAACAGTCATAGATAATAGAAAATCAATTTTAGGAGAACCTCTAGTTATCGCGCTAATGACCTAGCAACTGTCCTTACTTTAATTTCTAGCATAATCATCAGAAACTGCACACAACACTGCATGCTCAATCCTGTAATGAAAACACCCTATGACCCTAATAACTTAGAAGGCCCCAAAGTTCCATCCAATTCACTCTATGCACTAATGCAGGGACCGAAAAGCAGCTGTATCCCTAGATTCCAATTACTTGATTCATGAAATTCTTGTCGAAAACCGTATAAAAAAGCCGATGCCCCTTAACCATATTATAAAGTTTTATCCTCAGCTAATCTAAATTTAGTAACCAAATTTCATCACACAAGCAAAAGCAATCAAATTTGAAGCCCAATAACTCTGGTAATTTCGTAAAACTAAGCATAAATATTTACCACACTCAGAAACGAAATCACAGTCAAAACCGAGGCAGGGGATCTGCGACACATACCTGATGAAAGTCACCGGAGCCAGAACCAGCGGAACTACCGGAAGTGTTGCTGACGCGGACGGGCACGTTCTCGAGTATCCGCCGGAGCTTGATCTCGAGATCCTCTTCCTCCTCCTTGAACACCGGCGGCGTGTACTCCACGATCGCCGTCGACGGCGGCGGTGGTGATGGAGGCCTTGGCGGTTGCATTAGCTTCCTCTCGCGCCGCGGCACCATCTGCAAGTCGCCGTCTCTGGGATTTCCGGATGCCATGAGTAACCCTAATTTCTTGATTGCTTCGCAATTGAAACCCTAGTATGTGGTTCTAGTTGGGATTGTGATATCGAAATTCTTGAGTGTGGTTTGGGATTTGGAAATTGGGGTTTGGGTTAGGGTTTTAATTTAGCGCCACTCGAAGAGAGGGTTTTGGTTTCAGGATGGGGGAATTTAAATGTCGATTCTACGGAAAAAGATGATTGTTACTTGATGGATATATGGGTTACCGGGTTGGGCTGGTGAGACCCAAAATTTTCTCTTTCATTTTTAGATTATGAGTCCGAATCGAGAACGATTTTGTAAG of the Fragaria vesca subsp. vesca linkage group LG6, FraVesHawaii_1.0, whole genome shotgun sequence genome contains:
- the LOC101312557 gene encoding PRKR-interacting protein 1-like; this encodes MASGNPRDGDLQMVPRRERKLMQPPRPPSPPPPSTAIVEYTPPVFKEEEEDLEIKLRRILENVPVRVSNTSGSSAGSGSGDFHQYRQMRRKEQDRLARMEVDYQKRKEEAEFNMRREERLKAAEERTAKKRLKRQKKKQKRKEKRMKTNSGGEENNQKEESSDDDENSDGNATD